The Balneola sp. MJW-20 genome contains a region encoding:
- the secE gene encoding preprotein translocase subunit SecE, with translation MSKINKFFDGVVKEFKKVSWPTQKELVDNTIITVVFSIILSLFIFGVDQLYSTVLEVIYQ, from the coding sequence ATGAGCAAGATTAATAAATTTTTTGACGGTGTTGTTAAGGAGTTCAAGAAGGTCTCCTGGCCAACACAAAAAGAACTGGTCGATAATACGATCATAACTGTTGTGTTCTCCATCATACTGTCACTATTCATCTTCGGTGTTGATCAGTTATACAGCACCGTACTAGAAGTGATATATCAATAA